The Mauremys mutica isolate MM-2020 ecotype Southern chromosome 1, ASM2049712v1, whole genome shotgun sequence genome has a segment encoding these proteins:
- the SYCE3 gene encoding synaptonemal complex central element protein 3 yields MAKSEPRERNYDNMVKMLEDLNRDLEKLLEEMEKLSVQATWMAYDMVVMRTNPDLANSMRRLEDAFLNCKEEMEKNWQEMLKETKGTEQKQE; encoded by the exons ATGGCCAAATCTGAACCTCGGGAAAGAAACTATGACAACATGGTAAAAATGCTGGAGGACCTGAACAGGGATTTAGAAAAACTTCTGGAAGAAATGGAGAAACTATCAG TGCAGGCAACCTGGATGGCATATGATATGGTGGTAATGCGTACCAACCCAGACTTGGCCAACTCCATGAGGCGACTGGAAGATGCATTCCTGAACTGCAAAGAAGAGATGGAAAAGAACTGGCAAGAGATGCTGAAGGAAACTAAAGGCACtgaacaaaaacaggaataa